One Cumulibacter manganitolerans genomic window, CGTTGACGGCATGAAGAGCGAGGACGACGTCGAGCCCCGGATGCTGCTGGTCCATTACCTCCGCGAGGTCCTCGGCAAGACCGGCACGGTGATCGGCTGCGACACGAGCAACTGCGGCGCCTGCACCGTGCACCTCGACGGCAAGGCGATCAAGAGCTGCACCATGCTGGCGGTCCAGGCCGACGGGCACGAGGTCACCACCATCGAGGGCATCGCGGACGGCGACAAGCTGCACCCCATGCAGCAGGCGTTCCACGAGAAGCACGCCCTGCAGTGCGGCTACTGCACGCCCGGGATGATCATGGCGGCGATCGACTTCCTCAACGAGACGCCGCACCCCAAGGACGACCGCGAGATCCGCGAAGGCATCGAGGGCAACCTCTGCCGCTGCACCGGCTACCAGAACATCGTCGAGGCGATCAAGCTGGCCGCCGGCAACTCCTCCACCGTGGGAGCGGGGGCGAGCTAGCCGTGACCGCCGTGGATGACCGCCCGGCCGCCGAGATCGGGCAGGCGCGCACTCGTCGCGAGGACAAGCACCTCATCACCGGTCGCACCACCTGGACCGACAACAAGACCGCCACCGGGCTGCTGCACCTGGCGTTCGTCCGCTCACCCATGGCGCACGCCAAGATCGGCGGCGTCAACGTCGACGCCGCCAAGGCGATGCCCGGCGTCGTCGACGTCATCACCGGCAAGGACGTGGCCGAGGTCCAGGGCAACGTGCCCTGCGCCTGGCCGGTCACCCCGGACATGGTCAACCCCGGCGCCCCGTCGCTGGCGGTCGACCAGGTCAACCACGTGGGCGAGGCCGTCGCGGTGGTCGTCGCCCGCAGCAAGGCGCAGGCGGTGGACGCCGCCGAGCAGGTCGAGGTCGACTACGAGGCGCTCCCCGTCGTCCTCGACATGGAGGAGGCGCTGCGCGACGGCGCTCCCCTGGTGCACCCGAGCACGTCGTCGAACAAGTCCTACACGTGGGTCTTCGACTCCGGTGAGGCCGGCACCGGCGGCAACGCGACGCAGGCCATCGAGGGCGCCGAGGTGGTCGTCAAGCGCCGCTTCATCCAGCAGCGGCTCATCCCGTCGTTCATGGAGCCGCGCTCGGTGGTCGCGGAGCCGACCGACGGCGGTGTCACGCTGACGTCGGCGACGCAGATCCCGCACATCCTGCGGCTGATGCTCGCCATGACGCTCGGCATTCCCGAGCACAAGGTGCGAGTCATCGCCCCGGACGTCGGCGGCGGGTTCGGTGGCAAGATCCCCGTCACCCCCGAGGAGATCATCACCGCGCTGGTGGCGATGCGCCTCGGCAAGCCGGTGAAGTTCACCGAGACGCGCTCGGAGTCGCTGATGGTCGCCCACCACGGCCGCGACCAGATCCAGGACGTCACCATCTCGGCGACCAAGGACGGCCAGGTCACCGGTCTGGACGTCACGCTGCACGCCGACATGGGCGCCTACCTGCGGCTCGTCGGCCCGGGCGTGCCGGTGCTCGGCGCGTTCATGTTCCCGGCGATCTACAAGATCCCCGCCTACCGGTTCACCTGCCACGGGGTGTTCACCACCAAGACCCCCACCGACGCCTACCGTGGGGCCGGCCGGCCGGAGGCGACGTACGCGATCGAGCGGATCATGGACGAGCTCGCCGTCGAGCTCGACATGGATCCGATGGAGCTGCGCCGCAGGAACTGGATCAAGCACGACGAGTTCCCGTTCACCACCGTCTGCGGCCTGACCTACGACACCGGGAACTACGAGGTGGCCACCGACAAGGCCCTCGAGCTGTTCGGCTGGGACGAGCTGAAGGCCGAGCGTGACCGGCGCCGGGCCGAGAAGTCCACCAAGCAGCTGGGACTGGGCATCTCGACGTTCACCGAGATGTGCGGCCTGGCGCCGTCCCGCGTGCTCGGCTCGCTGGACTACGGCGCCGGCGGCTGGGAGTACAGCGCGATCCGGATGCTGCCGACCGGCAAGGTCGAGGTGATCACCGGCGCGTCGCCGCACGGGCAGGGCCACGAGACGGCGTTCGCGCAGATCGTCTCCGACCAGCTCGGCATCCCGTACGACGACATCGAGATCCTGCACGGCGACACCGCGACCAGCCACAAGGGCCTGGACACCTACGGCTCGCGCTCGCTCGCGGTCGGCGGCATCGCGATCGTGAAGGCGGCCGACAAGGTCAAGGACAAGGCCAAGAAGATCGCCGCGCACCTGCTGGAGGCGTCGGCCGACGACCTCGAGTTCGACGCGGGCCGCTTCAAGGTCAAGGGCACCGACCAGGGGCTGTCCATCCAGGAGATCGCGCTCGCGGTGTTCGCCGGGCACAGCTACCCGGAGGACGTCGAGCTCGGGCTGGACTCCGACGCGACGTACGACCCGGAGAACTTCTCCTTCCCGCACGGCACGCACCTGGCGGCGGTCGAGGTCGACACCGAGACCGGTGACGCGCGGCTGGTGAAGTACGCCTGCGTCGACGACATCGGCAACATCATCAACCCGCTGATCGTCGAGGGGCAGGTGCACGGTGGCCTCGCCCAGGGCATCGCCCAGGCCCTCTACGAGGAGGCGATCTTCGACGCCGACGGCAACCTGACCACCGGCACGTTCGTCGACTACACCCTTCCGAGCGCGGCCGACCTGCCGCCGTTCCTCACCGGGCAGACGTCGACGGCGGCCACCAGCAACCCGCTGGGCGTCAAGGGCGTCGGCGAGGCCGGCTGCATCGCCTCGACCCCCGCGGTCATGAACGCGGTGGTGGACGCCGTCCGCCAGTACGGCGTGAACGACGTCCGGATGCCGGCCACTCCCGAGCGGGTCTGGCGCGCCATCCACGGCGACGGCCATACCGAAACAGCAGCCGCAGAGACCACCGCCCACACCGACGGCGCAGCCGAGTAAGACCAGAGGAGATTTTCGATGATTCCCGCAAAGTTCGACTACGCCCGCCCGTCGTCCGTCGACGAGGCCGTGCAGGCGCTCGCCAACGGCGGCGACGACCCCAAGGTGATCGCCGGCGGCCAGTCGTTCATCCCGGTGCTGCGTCTGCGGCTCGCGGCTCCATCGACGGTCGTCGATATCGGCGCCATCGACGAGCTCAAGCAAGTGTCCGACGAGGGCGACAAGATCAAGATCGGCTCGATGGTCACGCATGCCGAGGTACTCGAGAACGACCTGATCACCCAGAACGTGCCGCTGCTGCGGGAGATCACCGAGACGGTGGCCGACCGCCAGGTGCGCCACCGCGGCACCCTCGGCGGCGCGCTGGCGCACGCCGATCCGGCCGGTGACCTCGGGTCGGCGGCGGTGGCGCTCGACGCCGAGTTCGAGATCGCCGGCGCCGACGGCCGGCGTACAGTCCCCGCGTCCGACTTCTTCCAGGACTACCTCACCACCGCGATCGGCGAGGGCGAGGTGCTGGTCAGCGTCTCGTTCCCGAAGTCCGGCGACTGGAAGTGCCACTACCAGAAGTTCAACCGGATGGCGCAGGCCTGGGCGACGGTGGGAGTCGCGGTGGCGTTGAAGGTCGACGGCGACACCGTCACCGAGGCGCGGGTCGGGCTGACCAACATGGGCCCGGTGCCGGTGCGTGCCTCCGGCGTCGAGTCGGCCCTCGCGGGCCAGCCGGCGACCGCCGAGAGCTTCGCCGCCGCGGCCGAGCACGCCGACGAGGGCACCAGCCCGACCGACGACCTGTCGGCCAAGGCCGACTACCGCAAGCACCTCGCCAAGGTGCTCACCCGCCGCGCGCTGGAGGGTGCGCTCAAGGGGCGCGCGGACCACGGCGACAAGTAGACCGCACCACCGACCTGCGGCGCATTTCCTCATCGGGGAAGTGCGCCGCAGGTCGTCTCCGACGTAGGGTTTTTGCAGAACGACGACCGAAAGAGGAAGTGCCATGGAGCTCGAGCACGAATTCACCATCCCCGTCCCCGTCGACAAGGCCTGGCCAGTGCTGCTGGACATCCGCCGCATCGCCCCGTGCATGCCGGGCGCGGCCGTCGACAGCGTGGACGGCGACGACTTCACCGGAAGCGTGAAGGTCAAGCTCGGGCCGATCAACCTGACCTACAAGGGGCAGGCGAAGTTCGTGGAGAAGGACGAGAGCGCGCACAAGGCCGTCATCGACGCGCGCGGCCGCGATTCCCGCGGCAATGGCACTGCCGCGGCGAAGATCACCGCGACGCTCAACGGCAAGGGCGACGCCGAGACGTCGGTCAAGGTCGTCACCGACCTGAACATCACCGGCAAGCCGGCGCAGTTCGGCCGCGGCGTGATGGTGGACGTCGGCAACAAGCTCATCGGCCAGTTCGCCGACTGCCTCGCCGGCAAGCTCGGCGAGGACGACTCCGCAACCTCCTCGGGTGCTGAGGGCGGTGCCGCCGGCGCCGCGGCGGGCGCGGGGTCTGCCGGCGCGGCGGCGGGGGCCACCACGGCGGCCGGCGCGGCCGACAAGACGCCCACCTCGAGCATCCCGGCCGCGACCAGCGCGCAGGCCGACGCCGACAAGAAGCAGTCCGACGCCGAGAAGCAGTCCACCGAGCTGCCGGGATTCGCCGGCACCGAGTCTGCCAAGCCGAATGCGGACGCTCGCGAGAGCGCCCAGTCGGCGGCCGACCAGCACGCCGCGGCGTCCGCCTCGCCGAAGACGACGCCCGCGAGGCCGGCCCCGGCTGCCGAGCCGGAGCCGATCGACCTGATCGAGCTGGCCGGCGGCACGGTGCTGAAGAAGGCGATCCCGGCGGTTCTGGCCGCGCTGATCGCCGCCGTCATCGCGATTGTCGTGGTGAAGAAGAAGAGCTAGCGAGTCGTGCCCGGCCGTGGCGCTCGCCGACGCGCGAGCGCCACGCCCCGGCTCTTCCCATGTCTGAGATCCATCACCGTTGCAGCAGGCCGACGGTAGACCTCCCGCGGACCGGTCACACCGACCCGCACGACTCCTCGTCCCCCGTCGTCTACCGGCTGCTGGATACCCCGCTCGGCGAGCTGCTGCTCGCCGCCACCGCCCGCGGCCTG contains:
- a CDS encoding SRPBCC family protein; protein product: MELEHEFTIPVPVDKAWPVLLDIRRIAPCMPGAAVDSVDGDDFTGSVKVKLGPINLTYKGQAKFVEKDESAHKAVIDARGRDSRGNGTAAAKITATLNGKGDAETSVKVVTDLNITGKPAQFGRGVMVDVGNKLIGQFADCLAGKLGEDDSATSSGAEGGAAGAAAGAGSAGAAAGATTAAGAADKTPTSSIPAATSAQADADKKQSDAEKQSTELPGFAGTESAKPNADARESAQSAADQHAAASASPKTTPARPAPAAEPEPIDLIELAGGTVLKKAIPAVLAALIAAVIAIVVVKKKS
- a CDS encoding (2Fe-2S)-binding protein; its protein translation is MTQISVTVDGMKSEDDVEPRMLLVHYLREVLGKTGTVIGCDTSNCGACTVHLDGKAIKSCTMLAVQADGHEVTTIEGIADGDKLHPMQQAFHEKHALQCGYCTPGMIMAAIDFLNETPHPKDDREIREGIEGNLCRCTGYQNIVEAIKLAAGNSSTVGAGAS
- a CDS encoding xanthine dehydrogenase family protein molybdopterin-binding subunit, with product MTAVDDRPAAEIGQARTRREDKHLITGRTTWTDNKTATGLLHLAFVRSPMAHAKIGGVNVDAAKAMPGVVDVITGKDVAEVQGNVPCAWPVTPDMVNPGAPSLAVDQVNHVGEAVAVVVARSKAQAVDAAEQVEVDYEALPVVLDMEEALRDGAPLVHPSTSSNKSYTWVFDSGEAGTGGNATQAIEGAEVVVKRRFIQQRLIPSFMEPRSVVAEPTDGGVTLTSATQIPHILRLMLAMTLGIPEHKVRVIAPDVGGGFGGKIPVTPEEIITALVAMRLGKPVKFTETRSESLMVAHHGRDQIQDVTISATKDGQVTGLDVTLHADMGAYLRLVGPGVPVLGAFMFPAIYKIPAYRFTCHGVFTTKTPTDAYRGAGRPEATYAIERIMDELAVELDMDPMELRRRNWIKHDEFPFTTVCGLTYDTGNYEVATDKALELFGWDELKAERDRRRAEKSTKQLGLGISTFTEMCGLAPSRVLGSLDYGAGGWEYSAIRMLPTGKVEVITGASPHGQGHETAFAQIVSDQLGIPYDDIEILHGDTATSHKGLDTYGSRSLAVGGIAIVKAADKVKDKAKKIAAHLLEASADDLEFDAGRFKVKGTDQGLSIQEIALAVFAGHSYPEDVELGLDSDATYDPENFSFPHGTHLAAVEVDTETGDARLVKYACVDDIGNIINPLIVEGQVHGGLAQGIAQALYEEAIFDADGNLTTGTFVDYTLPSAADLPPFLTGQTSTAATSNPLGVKGVGEAGCIASTPAVMNAVVDAVRQYGVNDVRMPATPERVWRAIHGDGHTETAAAETTAHTDGAAE
- a CDS encoding FAD binding domain-containing protein, coding for MIPAKFDYARPSSVDEAVQALANGGDDPKVIAGGQSFIPVLRLRLAAPSTVVDIGAIDELKQVSDEGDKIKIGSMVTHAEVLENDLITQNVPLLREITETVADRQVRHRGTLGGALAHADPAGDLGSAAVALDAEFEIAGADGRRTVPASDFFQDYLTTAIGEGEVLVSVSFPKSGDWKCHYQKFNRMAQAWATVGVAVALKVDGDTVTEARVGLTNMGPVPVRASGVESALAGQPATAESFAAAAEHADEGTSPTDDLSAKADYRKHLAKVLTRRALEGALKGRADHGDK